Part of the Amblyomma americanum isolate KBUSLIRL-KWMA chromosome 7, ASM5285725v1, whole genome shotgun sequence genome, GGGGGTCTTCAGTTtcttaaacttttttttactcaCCGTCTTCTCTCGCATCGTCACGCCGGCATTCTCCGCCCCATTGTTTTGAGGAAGAGTGCTCACAGATTGCTCTGTAAAACAAGCGTATCAGGTCCATAGATCATACGCACGCTGCGTAGTGGCCATTCGCGAGATCTGCGTGTCTGGAATCTTTAGCCAACTTCCGGAAGGCACCTCGTTACCTCACCCCAATCCACTTCAATGTCTTAGATAAAGCATTAAATGTGCGGGCCTTGAGACTTAGATGCCCGTCAAGAAACCTCAGGCGGCCGATATTATTCTACAGTCCTCCTCTACATCTTCCGTCATGGCTGCTCACTGTGCTTTTACGGGTAAAAGTTCTGTAATGGCTGCTAAGTGACTGGCTTGTGATGGCTGGGACCCGTGTTACGTCTCAGGACGATTCTCTTCAACTATGATTTCGGAAGCTCCGCAAATTTCGTTTCCTGCATTTGCTTTCGTCGAGGTGCATGTCAACTATAATAACGTTAGTAAAACATTGAGAAATTATTTATGGAATGATCTTGATTACAACGTTAAGCTCTCACGCAGGCTTCATGTCTTTCTTAAGCAGTTAAAATTTTATGTGCTTAATTCAACctcgtttttatttatttctatcgGTGTTTGTTGCAAGCATTTTAGAAAATAACATCTGTGtatttagttttatttatttaaaaacagTTCCCAACGGCTACCACGTAAAAGTCTTCTTAGTTCAAATGGCAGTGTTATTTTTGTTGTTATCCTTAGAGATTTTTTTAGCCTACAATTTGTTGCAACCAATTTCGTTTGGTTCCTGCGGTCGTAGTTCTGTACGATGGTGTTCTCTGATAAGTAAGCTTTAAAGACACTGAAAGACTGACCGAATCTGAGCCGGCTGGTATATAGTTTGCTTGGCGTCAGCTGTGAAAAGAACTGTAACACAAGTGAGAGGTCAAAGGACAACACCTCATCCCCTCATTTGGGTTTTCGTTCTTTCGTGAGCTGACGCCATGCAAGCCAAACTTTAAAACTTTTAAAGTTTCAATCATTCCAACGTTTAAATACACGATTATGGTCGTGGATCTTCAGTCAGTTATGGTGCTGTCACTATGAAAGCCAAGATGCTatcattcttttctttcattgTCGGCGTAGCTGAGAGGGCTGAACGCCAAGTGTTCCATGTTAGGGATGACCCAAGAACACCAACAGAAACAATCTAGCCAAGTGCGTTCCTGGACTTAGGGCTTTGCTCCGAAGGATGAGCGGCAATATAGGGTGCTCAATCACAGCAACAGGTGTCCAGGTGGTTAGAATACCACAAGTATGCGACGTTATTACAGTCGCGAGAATGCGAccaaacaaacataaaaagcGTTTGTTCTCGATAACCTCAACTCAAGGGCCAAGGCCAGGCAACTTCTGATTCCAGCAGCCCTCCGCGCCCATTGCTCAACGCGCCCTACTTCACTCCACACGCACGCTGGAATGGAAGAAATGcggcgaaaagaaagaaaaaaggcttAAGGAGAGCTCTCCGCCTTGGAAACAAATTACTGCAGCGCACGAATGCGCCCGAACGTGGGCACCGGCAAAGTGACGTCGACAGTCGGACTTTTTTTCACGTTCCCATCGCACTAATCCTCCCGACACAACCGCAAGAGAAACAAACGCCATCGTCGCGTGTGCAAAAGCTCATCGGAAATCTCCTCCCGCTATCGTCACGGGTCACGAAACTGACCTGATTAAACCGATTACCTATCGTCGAGTGGCCGTGTAAACTGACATCCATGCTTGTTCCCCCGCCGCAACATGTCACGCTTacgaaacaaacaaacagaaaaacgcaGCAACGTTATTCCCagccttttttttccccctccgcTTGCTGATAGGAAAGGCGATGGAAAAGAATTTAAGACCAACCGGATGCTCGGCATACGGGAGCAAAACCACCTGCTAAGTAAGAACGAGAACTACCGACAGCTTTTCTGGAGGAAGGATGGCTCGACCTTGTCGATTACAAACTCAGCAACGTCGCTCCGCGTGCGATATATATACGCATACTCATCGGCTAAACGTCTCTTGTTGCTTAGAGCgagcgaaaagaaaaacaaagagaaaaggcCTTCGGTTGGAAAAACAACAAATTCGAGCCAAGAACGACGGGTGCGCGAGAAAGAAGTGCTCGCCTATAGGATTGTTTCGGCGACGGCAAACGCGAAGGCATATCCGTTATCGTTCTCAAGACACGAGGGATGGATACAGAGAGAGTGAagtggatggggggggggggggggggggggttcggcgtAGTTACGGATGCCATCGGCGGAAAGGCAGAGAGACGGGCGTTGCGCGGTAGAGTGTAGTAGCTAGCACGCCGCGTGACCCTGCAGTGAGTCGTGCTCTCTATCTATGCATCCGCCCGCTTCACTCGCTCGCGCGGGAAACTCCGCCAGCGTCTCCCTCCCCTTGCCCGGTTCACCGCACGTGAAGGGcgtgcagagcagcagcagaagcggcaGCAGGCTGTGAGCGCTGTGGTGCGTCCTTTGTGGGCGCTTTAATTCCACGCCGGGGATTATCCGAGATTAAGAGAGATATAGCGTTCCCGTGATGCTCCTCTTTCCGAGACACATTTCGCTTTTTCCTTCCCGCCGTCGCCTTTTCCCTCGCCGAGTAGGTGCCGGTATAAAAGCGCGGCTTCCGGCTCAGGGACCTTTGCCCAAGTGAAGCGAACATCGTCTGCGGTTGCGTCGTGTGTTTCTCTCCCTTCGACATGGCTGGATTCAACGGAGTAAGTTGGCGTCCCTTGGGGAAAGCCACGCCGGATCGCGTTTGCTGACCGGGATACGGCGGTTAGGATCCCTAGGTGGGGGAAGACAGCACCGCAAAATCCAGGCCCCGCAATCTGTTTCGCGAAAGCCCCGCTTAATCTTCGGGGTCGGTGAAGTTTGCCGACTCAGTTCCTTGTCCGTTGATATTAGGCCAAAAATCGCATGCTTCCGGAGCAGGCAGTCAGCATTATAGGGCCTCTATAATGGGGCCATTAATGAGCCTCAAAACGTATTTCGTCACAGTATCCCGAAAGAAGTGTCAATTTTTTTAGTCCACTAATCTAACAATTGCTGTTGTGGGAAGAACTTTACCTTCAATTTAATGCAACAGGTCTCGGCCATACTGTGATGTCTAACGATCATAAGCCAAGATACACAAAAGACTTCTCTCCTtctcaaaaaaaaataataaaatgaggCTCCGTTATATGTCCCGCTGACCTAGACACGCGTCAAAGCGACAGCTGAAAAAGCTGCTAAGCGCGCCCCCGTCCGCTCTTGCAGCTCCAGCTTCTGCTGCTGCACTCGCTGGCGTTCTGGTGCGCCGTCAACGCCGGCGGCCTGCACCCCCACACCGAGGGTTTCTCGCACTCCATCGCCCACCCGGACGGCTCGACGCACCACTCAACCTTCATCCGGCATAACACGGACGTCGTGCCGCGTGACCACGACTCCGGCGTCTACGACCACGACTCGGGACACGTCGTGTCCGTCCACTCCACTGGAGCGCACGGCTACAACCTCGGCGCCAGCCACGTGGTCGCCTCCAGGCCGTACGGAGCGTACGCCAGCGGGGCCTACGGAGCTTACGGAGGCCTGGGAGCCTACGGAGGCCTGGCAGCCTACGGAGGCCTGGGAGCCTACGGCGGAAGCCTGGGAGCCTACAGAACCTACGGGGCCTACGGCGCCTACGGAGCTCCGGCCTACTCTGTGGCCGCCGCCGCTCCGGCTCTGTCTGTGGCCGCCGCGCCTGCTGTCACCGTCGCTGCCCCTGCTGCCACGACCGTCGTGAGCCGTGGAGCTGCCCTTTATGGAGGACACACGCTCGGTGGCTTCGGATACGGTGGCGGCCTCGGCCTCGCCTACGGACAAGGTCTCGGCTATGGTCTCGGCCTCGGGTACGGCACAACCGTCGGTCTCGGAGGCGGAGTCGCGACCTACGGCACTGGCTACGGACTTGGCTACGGCGCTGGTTACGGCGCTGGTTACGGTCTGAGCACCGGCTACGGCCTGGCCGGCCTCGGAGGCTACGGCTACGGCTACGGCTATCCCACGTCTCGCACGGTGGTCCAGAGGGGTCCTTACATCGGAAACCGCGTCCTGCCCACGGCCTTCGGCGACGTGCACGCGCCCCACCACGAGTTCCACCACCACGAGCACCACACCGTCCACCCGGTGGGAGGCGCTGTGTACGGAGGCGCCACGTACGCCGCCGCCCCCGCCCTGaccgtcgccgccgcgccggccgtCGCTGCTGTCGGAGCAGTGCACCACAAGGTCATCGGCGCTGATGGCGCCATCCTGGGCAGCTTCAAGAAATAGGGAGCGACTCGCCCTGTGTTGAGCGCATAGCACCGAACCATCCTGGGACGAAACGAAAGGCGAAGGAAAACGAGAGCCGTGGGAAAGCCGCGCTCCAGACATGGCTCGGGACCCGAGGCTCGCTGTCGAAGGGCCCTACCCACGTGACGCCGAGTCACGGCCGCAGAATTTGGCTTCAGTGTTCCCAGGAGAAATCAGCGGAGGCGAGCACTAAACGATGTCAGCTGTATACGCTGCATGTAGAAACGCTGTTGTCTGCTTGTTTTGTTGTTATCTATTTATGAATAAACAGCATTTTCAAATTCTAGAAAATATATTTATGTGCCAGCATGCCGCATCTTTTGTTTACTGGGTGTTAGCGGCGAGTTTGAGATCCTGTCCAAATGTTGTTAGAGTCGTTTTTTGGCTTCCATGTGTAGCTGAAGGTTCACGTGGGCTTTTTTCCGCGCATTTGCTTTGTTCCCGCACGCACTTGTCTTGAAACGTCAACAAAAATCGTGGGTGAAAGGCGCCTATTTTTAGGTATGACAGGTAGGCCACACATTTCTTGCGGAGCGCAGCTGAACTTAATATCGTGACGGCTAGCAGGAGTTCAACTTGAGCGATTTTATTCCATACTCAGAGGAGTATTCGATGCTAAAAAGGAGTTCGAAATTCCTCAGAGGCCTTTCAGGCTGCTGATAGAGTTAGGAAATGCGAGTCCTCCGCACTGAAATGCAGCTTAGAACTAACAGCTACCTTTCAGGATAAGCGGTAAGTAGTGATTATTCCAGCGAAAACAGGTCCTCAAATATGATGATGCCCCGTTAATGTGACCCCCGTTAATGTGGACGACTCGAACTATGGAGAATGTTTCTGGGGACAAACTTTTTCACTGCATTTACGCCTCGTTAAAATGGATACTCACTGTGGCTATACCTAAGTCATGCATGACCGTACGGAACAGCAAGGTAAGGAGAGCACTTATGTTTTTAGTCCACCGCCCAAATTAGTTTGTGTAGTTATCCTGCCGTCATTGTAGTACTGCTCCTGTTTCTCGCCGTGTGTGGGTCTATTTTGTGGCTATTTATTTTTCTTGGTTTTGATTGGGCGTGAAACCAAGCCTGAGTAAATTATTGTGTTCGCTGACCTTTTAGGATTTTGGTATGTCGTATGATGATATGAATTTTGTTGAAAAAGAGCTATTCCAACACTAACGCGATGGGATCTCAATGTACGTTTTTCCCAATCTGCATGCTTTTTTGCTTTAGAGCATCACAAAGGTACCGCATTTTCCGCGCTTTCCCAGCTTATGACGTGGCAACGGTACTTTCTTGCCTCCTTCGCATGTAGTGAGTGCTCCTGTACTGTCCCGAGTTCAGTTCGAATTTCCCGCCCAGGCGCCGGCTCTATCTGCAAACACTGGATTTCTCTCCGCACTGTTTCTTCCTTCTCACCGTGCACCTTCACTCTCGCCTGCGTGCTTTCTTCCTCTTAAAAGCTCCCTCCCGCCGTTTCATGTTAAGTGACTCTTGACACTCTCGTTTTTTCCACCGCACCGCACGACTGTGGCAGCAACGcgttttttaaagtttttaaaTGTCTGGATAAAGTTTTAATTTTCCTTGTGTTTGCGACCGGTCATCTATCTCTGAGGA contains:
- the LOC144098691 gene encoding uncharacterized protein LOC144098691, whose product is MAGFNGLQLLLLHSLAFWCAVNAGGLHPHTEGFSHSIAHPDGSTHHSTFIRHNTDVVPRDHDSGVYDHDSGHVVSVHSTGAHGYNLGASHVVASRPYGAYASGAYGAYGGLGAYGGLAAYGGLGAYGGSLGAYRTYGAYGAYGAPAYSVAAAAPALSVAAAPAVTVAAPAATTVVSRGAALYGGHTLGGFGYGGGLGLAYGQGLGYGLGLGYGTTVGLGGGVATYGTGYGLGYGAGYGAGYGLSTGYGLAGLGGYGYGYGYPTSRTVVQRGPYIGNRVLPTAFGDVHAPHHEFHHHEHHTVHPVGGAVYGGATYAAAPALTVAAAPAVAAVGAVHHKVIGADGAILGSFKK